A single region of the Flavobacteriales bacterium genome encodes:
- a CDS encoding glyceraldehyde-3-phosphate dehydrogenase, with protein MSTQAQEAVAAYDSEFKKYIDKEKSAVALIAAVGELMYGKSVELVLFRNHLVDQSISEVLKLHAYAREVVKKPIIVQDTAELASEILKIDIVPSKLDIGKLAAEWMEEGKNFASKSDFLKHKLQKFIGVSSNALVPRDVVLYGFGRIGRLCARELVKQAGKGQQLRLRAIVTRGGTDAEILKRVALLRLDSVHGPFAGTVDVDLEKKTLNINGQIVHLIDAPAPEEVDYEKYGISNALIIDNTGAFTNREALSRHMKAKGAGKVLLTAPGKEIPNVVYGVNHSDLDREGETIFSAASCTTNAIVPVLKVINDALGVERGHIETVHAYTNDQNLIDNMHKKSRRGRSAAINMVITETGAGKAVTKCIPELKDKLTANAVRVPVPNGSLAVLSLTLNKTTTLEDLNGLLRKASLEGELVNQIYFSYEPELVSSDIIGNTCCSVFDSNATIVGPDAKNVVLYVWYDNEYGYTKQVMRLAKYICKVNRLVYY; from the coding sequence ATGTCAACGCAAGCACAAGAAGCCGTAGCGGCCTACGATTCAGAATTTAAAAAGTACATCGACAAAGAAAAATCTGCCGTAGCGCTTATTGCTGCCGTGGGTGAATTGATGTATGGAAAATCAGTGGAATTGGTTTTGTTCCGCAATCATTTGGTGGACCAAAGCATTTCTGAAGTTTTAAAACTCCATGCCTATGCGCGTGAAGTGGTAAAAAAACCAATCATTGTGCAGGATACTGCCGAGTTGGCTTCTGAAATTTTAAAAATCGATATCGTTCCTTCTAAACTTGATATCGGAAAGTTGGCGGCAGAATGGATGGAAGAAGGAAAAAATTTCGCTTCTAAATCTGATTTTCTTAAACACAAACTCCAAAAATTTATCGGCGTTTCCAGCAATGCACTCGTTCCTCGTGATGTAGTGTTGTATGGATTCGGACGAATTGGCCGTCTCTGCGCCCGCGAACTGGTTAAACAGGCGGGGAAAGGACAACAATTGCGCCTTCGTGCCATCGTAACCCGCGGTGGAACCGATGCCGAAATTCTTAAACGCGTTGCATTGCTTCGTCTCGATTCAGTACATGGTCCCTTTGCAGGTACCGTGGACGTGGATTTGGAGAAAAAGACGTTAAATATCAACGGACAAATCGTTCACTTAATCGATGCTCCTGCACCAGAGGAAGTGGATTATGAAAAATACGGAATCAGTAATGCGCTGATCATCGATAATACCGGTGCATTCACCAATCGTGAAGCATTGAGTCGACATATGAAAGCAAAAGGAGCCGGTAAGGTTCTTTTAACTGCACCTGGAAAAGAAATTCCGAATGTAGTTTACGGAGTAAATCATTCCGATCTCGATCGCGAAGGAGAAACCATTTTCTCTGCAGCTTCATGTACTACCAACGCTATTGTTCCAGTTTTAAAAGTGATCAATGATGCATTAGGTGTAGAGCGTGGTCACATTGAAACCGTACATGCTTATACCAACGACCAGAACCTGATCGACAACATGCACAAAAAATCTCGTCGTGGTCGTTCTGCTGCTATTAACATGGTAATCACCGAAACCGGTGCAGGTAAAGCAGTAACTAAATGTATTCCCGAATTAAAAGATAAACTTACGGCCAACGCTGTACGTGTTCCTGTTCCCAATGGATCTTTAGCTGTGTTGAGTTTAACATTAAACAAAACAACAACCTTAGAAGACCTCAACGGATTATTGCGTAAAGCATCTCTCGAGGGAGAATTGGTAAATCAAATTTATTTCAGCTACGAACCTGAATTGGTAAGTTCAGATATCATTGGCAACACCTGCTGTTCGGTATTCGATTCCAACGCAACCATTGTTGGTCCCGATGCTAAAAACGTGGTGCTTTATGTATGGTACGATAACGAGTATGGTTACACCAAACAAGTAATGCGTCTCGCCAAATACATTTGCAAAGTGAACCGTCTGGTTTATTATTAA
- a CDS encoding RNA polymerase sigma factor RpoD/SigA, which produces MRQLKITKSITNRESQSLDKYLQEIGKEELITAEEEVELAQRIKKGDQRALEKLTRANLRFVVSVAKQYQNQGLTLPDLINEGNLGLIKAAQRFDETRGFKFISYAVWWIRQSILQALAEQSRIVRLPLNQVGSLNKINKAFSKLEQEYERPPSAEELALVLDIPEDKIADTMRVSGRHVSVDAPFVEGEDNSLLDVLVNSDSPKADFALMNESLQREIERSLSTLTERERDVIKLFFGIGMNHGLTLEEIGAKFDLTRERVRQIKEKAIRRLRHTSRSKLLKAYLG; this is translated from the coding sequence ATGAGACAGCTAAAGATCACGAAATCAATCACCAACAGGGAAAGTCAATCATTAGACAAGTATTTACAGGAAATCGGGAAAGAGGAGCTGATTACAGCTGAAGAGGAGGTAGAGTTAGCGCAGCGAATTAAGAAAGGTGATCAACGTGCTTTAGAAAAATTAACCAGAGCAAATTTACGTTTCGTAGTTTCAGTTGCAAAGCAATACCAAAACCAGGGACTCACATTACCGGATTTAATCAATGAAGGAAATTTAGGATTAATTAAAGCAGCGCAACGTTTTGATGAAACACGCGGTTTTAAATTCATTTCCTATGCCGTATGGTGGATTCGTCAGTCCATTCTTCAGGCTTTGGCAGAACAATCCCGTATTGTACGTTTACCTTTAAATCAGGTTGGTTCATTAAACAAAATCAACAAAGCATTTTCTAAACTGGAGCAGGAGTATGAGCGTCCCCCAAGTGCAGAAGAGCTTGCTTTGGTTCTCGATATTCCCGAAGATAAAATCGCCGACACCATGCGTGTGAGTGGTCGCCACGTTTCGGTGGATGCTCCATTCGTAGAGGGTGAAGATAATTCACTGCTGGATGTATTAGTGAACTCCGATTCTCCAAAGGCAGATTTCGCTTTAATGAACGAATCACTTCAGCGCGAAATTGAACGTTCATTATCTACCCTTACCGAAAGAGAACGCGATGTGATTAAGTTATTTTTCGGAATCGGAATGAATCACGGTTTAACATTAGAGGAAATCGGTGCAAAATTCGATTTAACCAGAGAACGTGTTCGCCAGATTAAAGAAAAGGCAATTCGTCGCCTTCGTCACACTTCTCGCAGTAAACTTCTCAAGGCATATTTAGGATAA
- a CDS encoding trypsin-like peptidase domain-containing protein: protein MKSIAGTLLAGCAGGILAFGILEYSMDRTPKAVIIEKKLTENQEGKLTSYSESGNPATTAPIDFTLAAEATVNSVVHIKTEIPVSVQRQVDPMYYYFFGPQQPQTGISEASGSGVIITGDGYVVTNNHVVENARKITVTTNNNKVYSAEVVGTDPGTDIAVLKIKGSDLPAISIGNSDQVKIGEWVLAVGNPFNLTSTVTAGIVSAKARNINILQADPDHNVFPIESFIQTDAAVNPGNSGGALVNAKGELIGINTAIASNTGSYSGYSFAVPVNLVQKVTSDIIRFGVVQRGFLGVTIRDIDENLASNLRLKNMNGVYVGGTVEGGAGEAAGIKEGDIILSIGDVDINNVPQLQEQVGRYRPGDIVQVTILRAEKEMIIPVTLRNAEGTTAVVKKEKLNLKSALGASFEPVSATEKMKLGIKGGAKIVDLKNGKLREAGLKEGFIITKIDDQPILSPDELMKVLSSKKGGVLGEGLYSNGSKGYFAFGL from the coding sequence ATGAAATCAATTGCAGGAACATTGTTGGCAGGTTGCGCAGGAGGAATTCTGGCCTTTGGCATATTGGAGTATTCAATGGATCGAACACCCAAAGCGGTGATCATCGAAAAAAAATTAACCGAAAATCAGGAGGGAAAACTAACCTCCTATAGCGAATCGGGAAATCCGGCAACAACGGCGCCCATCGATTTTACACTTGCGGCAGAAGCTACTGTTAATTCGGTGGTCCATATCAAAACAGAAATTCCGGTAAGTGTACAGCGACAGGTTGATCCGATGTATTATTATTTTTTCGGTCCGCAACAACCTCAGACAGGAATATCAGAAGCAAGTGGATCAGGCGTAATTATTACCGGCGATGGATATGTGGTAACCAATAATCACGTAGTGGAAAATGCACGAAAAATTACAGTAACCACCAACAACAACAAAGTGTATTCTGCCGAAGTAGTTGGTACGGATCCGGGAACGGATATCGCTGTTTTAAAAATTAAAGGAAGCGATTTACCGGCTATCAGTATTGGTAATTCCGATCAGGTTAAAATCGGAGAATGGGTGTTAGCGGTGGGAAATCCGTTTAATCTAACTTCTACCGTTACTGCAGGTATCGTCAGTGCCAAAGCAAGAAACATTAACATTCTTCAGGCCGACCCCGATCACAATGTGTTTCCAATCGAGTCCTTTATTCAAACTGATGCTGCGGTAAATCCGGGTAACAGTGGAGGAGCATTGGTAAATGCAAAGGGAGAATTAATTGGAATTAATACAGCCATCGCTTCCAATACCGGATCCTATTCGGGTTACTCCTTTGCAGTGCCGGTGAATCTGGTTCAAAAGGTAACAAGCGATATCATTCGTTTTGGAGTAGTGCAACGCGGATTTTTAGGTGTCACCATTCGTGATATCGATGAAAATCTGGCCAGCAATTTGCGACTAAAAAACATGAATGGCGTTTACGTAGGCGGTACCGTAGAAGGTGGAGCAGGTGAGGCCGCAGGAATAAAAGAGGGAGATATTATTTTAAGTATTGGAGATGTTGATATCAACAATGTCCCCCAACTTCAGGAACAGGTAGGCAGGTATCGTCCCGGCGATATTGTTCAGGTCACCATTCTTCGGGCTGAAAAAGAAATGATCATTCCCGTTACGCTACGCAATGCAGAAGGCACCACTGCCGTGGTGAAAAAGGAAAAATTAAATTTAAAATCGGCACTTGGAGCTTCATTCGAACCTGTTTCTGCTACCGAAAAAATGAAATTGGGGATAAAAGGCGGAGCTAAAATTGTGGATTTAAAAAATGGTAAACTCCGGGAGGCAGGATTAAAAGAAGGTTTTATCATCACCAAAATCGATGATCAGCCCATATTAAGTCCGGATGAACTCATGAAGGTTTTATCTTCCAAAAAAGGTGGTGTTCTCGGAGAGGGTTTATATTCCAACGGTTCCAAGGGTTATTTTGCTTTTGGACTTTAA
- the dapF gene encoding diaminopimelate epimerase, producing MNKYPFYKYQGTGNDFVMVDNRFGVFDTNDLALVRHFCDRRFGIGADGLIAIQPEKSHDFEMVYFNSDGSKSFCGNGSRCAVAFAFYLGMISKECRFLAIDGTHTGRVLEDGRVSISVRDVQPTEIEADHHFIHTGSPHYIRYVKGLEDFPVVEEARKIRYNERFKTEGTNVNFVEELHDGIAVRTYERGVEDETLSCGSGVTACAISFALLKNLDHHCFIKTKGGDLEVSFQREQNNSFKNIMLTGPADFVFKGEIYA from the coding sequence ATGAACAAGTATCCGTTTTATAAATATCAGGGAACTGGTAATGATTTTGTAATGGTCGATAACCGTTTTGGTGTTTTCGATACCAATGATCTTGCCCTTGTTCGTCACTTTTGTGATCGTCGTTTTGGTATTGGAGCAGATGGTTTAATCGCCATTCAGCCTGAAAAAAGCCATGATTTCGAAATGGTATATTTTAATTCCGACGGTTCTAAAAGTTTTTGCGGGAATGGTAGTCGATGTGCGGTGGCATTTGCTTTTTATTTGGGAATGATCTCGAAAGAATGTCGTTTTCTGGCGATTGACGGGACGCATACCGGTCGTGTTTTGGAGGACGGACGTGTTTCGATTTCCGTGCGTGATGTTCAACCAACCGAAATTGAAGCGGATCATCATTTTATTCATACAGGTTCTCCCCACTATATTCGGTATGTAAAGGGACTTGAAGATTTTCCTGTAGTAGAAGAAGCCAGAAAAATAAGATACAACGAGCGTTTTAAAACTGAAGGCACCAATGTAAATTTTGTTGAAGAACTTCATGACGGTATTGCTGTAAGAACCTACGAACGCGGTGTTGAAGATGAAACTTTATCCTGCGGTTCAGGTGTAACAGCATGTGCTATCAGTTTTGCATTGCTAAAAAATCTGGATCATCATTGTTTCATCAAGACAAAAGGAGGGGATCTTGAAGTTAGTTTTCAGCGCGAGCAGAACAACAGTTTTAAAAACATTATGTTGACCGGTCCCGCTGATTTCGTTTTTAAAGGTGAGATTTATGCCTGA
- a CDS encoding GNAT family N-acetyltransferase → MKKTMLEGKEIRLRPLEPSDLDVLMKWENDPFNWGVTNTFIPFSKHSLKLYIETIKDIYTDKQYRFVIERKSDRQPLGFIDLFEFDAFHHRAGIGILLGESNERRKGYAAESLEVLLNYAREILALKSLFCNILVSNEASVKLFEGKGFVRSGLKKEWFRKGNQWEDEYFYQYHFNS, encoded by the coding sequence ATGAAGAAAACCATGCTTGAAGGAAAAGAAATACGATTACGTCCACTGGAACCTTCCGATTTGGACGTGCTCATGAAATGGGAAAATGATCCATTTAACTGGGGAGTTACCAATACATTTATTCCCTTTTCCAAGCATAGTTTAAAACTATACATCGAAACGATAAAAGATATTTATACCGATAAACAGTATCGTTTTGTTATTGAACGAAAATCGGATCGTCAGCCACTGGGCTTTATTGACCTCTTCGAATTTGATGCTTTTCACCACCGAGCAGGCATTGGAATTTTATTAGGCGAAAGCAATGAACGACGAAAAGGATACGCTGCCGAATCGCTTGAAGTTTTGTTGAACTATGCGCGCGAGATTTTAGCGCTTAAATCACTTTTTTGTAATATTCTGGTGAGCAACGAAGCTTCTGTTAAATTGTTCGAAGGAAAAGGATTTGTCCGTTCCGGACTGAAAAAAGAATGGTTCCGAAAAGGTAATCAATGGGAAGACGAATATTTCTATCAATATCATTTCAATTCTTAA
- the mltG gene encoding endolytic transglycosylase MltG: MKKIILIVVLVVLAAGGYYAWNIYGKTYKSNVVVENGKTYLFIPTGSDLEEVVAILNEHHLISDEASFRWVAEKKNYKGKNVVPGKYEIKNGWSNNDLVNHLRAGNGRLEVEVTFNNVRTIEQIAGKVARYIEADSLSLVNAFLNNDTIDKYGFNKYTFVTMFIPNTYKMDWATDAGEFIQVIAKNYKKFWNADRVAKAKKLGLSQSEITILASIVQAEQTRHSEERPRIAGLYLNRLKSGILLQSDPTVVFAVGDFNLRRVLNKHLETDSPYNTYKYKGLPPGPINVPDISSIDAVLNAEKNDYIYMCAKPGYEGYHNFSKTLAQHEEYAREYRSWLDKEGIR; encoded by the coding sequence ATGAAAAAAATAATTCTGATTGTTGTATTGGTAGTGCTTGCTGCCGGTGGTTATTATGCCTGGAATATTTATGGGAAAACCTATAAGAGCAATGTGGTGGTTGAAAATGGAAAAACCTATTTATTTATTCCCACAGGTTCAGATTTAGAGGAGGTTGTTGCCATTTTAAATGAACATCATCTGATTTCTGATGAGGCTTCTTTTCGTTGGGTGGCCGAGAAGAAAAATTATAAAGGAAAAAATGTTGTGCCCGGTAAATATGAAATTAAAAACGGCTGGAGCAATAATGATTTAGTGAATCACCTTCGTGCAGGAAATGGGAGACTTGAAGTGGAGGTTACGTTTAACAATGTTAGAACCATCGAACAAATTGCCGGAAAGGTTGCCCGCTATATTGAAGCTGATTCTTTATCGCTGGTGAATGCATTTTTGAATAATGACACCATTGATAAATACGGGTTTAATAAGTACACCTTTGTCACTATGTTTATTCCCAATACGTATAAAATGGACTGGGCCACGGATGCAGGTGAATTTATTCAGGTGATTGCAAAAAATTACAAGAAATTCTGGAATGCTGATCGTGTGGCAAAAGCAAAAAAATTGGGATTATCACAAAGTGAAATTACCATTTTAGCCTCCATTGTTCAAGCCGAACAAACCCGCCACTCCGAGGAGCGTCCACGCATAGCAGGTCTTTATTTAAACCGTTTAAAAAGCGGAATTTTATTGCAATCCGATCCAACCGTGGTTTTTGCTGTGGGCGATTTTAACTTGAGAAGGGTATTGAATAAACACCTGGAAACTGATTCGCCTTATAACACCTATAAGTACAAGGGACTCCCCCCCGGTCCGATCAATGTTCCGGATATTTCATCGATTGATGCCGTGTTAAATGCAGAGAAAAACGATTACATCTACATGTGTGCCAAACCGGGTTACGAAGGTTACCATAACTTTTCTAAAACATTGGCGCAACATGAAGAATACGCCCGCGAATACCGGTCCTGGCTCGATAAGGAAGGGATTCGTTAA
- a CDS encoding phosphoglucomutase/phosphomannomutase family protein: MNKIKFGTDGWRAIIAKDFTVENVARVTIATADWIIANNKTKKVVVGHDCRFAGELFAETAAKVFASKGIHVLLSKGFVSTPMVSLGTKHYGASIGVILTASHNPPSYNGYKLKSEFGGPLSPKKVQEIEDIIPDKNPIDLEAVTIDELVAAGKVEWVPLEDNYVSHIEKNFDLNAIRKSGLNFAYDAMYGAGQRVIPRILPETQLLHCDYNPSFMGQAPEPIDKNLQEFSKLIQASGKIDCGLATDGDADRIGLYNSRGEFVDSHHIILLLIHYLVKYKGQKSKVVTAFSTTPRVKKMCDHYGLDSEVVKIGFKYIADIMVEQDILVGGEESGGIAITGHIPERDGIWMGLVIWEFMAKSGKTLDDLIAEVYQITGSFAFERSDLHLKEEVKQNIIRQMENGGWSNFGKYKVEKVESIDGTKYYFGNDEWVMIRPSGTEPVLRVYAESADRKGAFAILDEVKKVILA; this comes from the coding sequence ATGAATAAAATTAAGTTTGGAACTGACGGTTGGAGAGCAATTATTGCTAAAGATTTTACAGTAGAAAATGTAGCAAGGGTAACCATTGCCACTGCCGATTGGATTATTGCAAACAACAAAACTAAAAAAGTAGTTGTGGGTCACGATTGTCGCTTTGCCGGTGAATTGTTTGCCGAAACTGCAGCGAAAGTTTTTGCTTCCAAAGGTATTCATGTCCTCCTTTCCAAAGGTTTTGTTTCAACCCCGATGGTTTCATTGGGAACGAAGCATTACGGCGCATCCATTGGCGTAATTTTAACGGCGAGTCACAATCCCCCTTCCTATAACGGTTATAAATTGAAAAGTGAATTCGGTGGACCACTATCTCCGAAAAAAGTTCAGGAAATTGAGGATATCATTCCCGATAAAAATCCAATTGATCTGGAAGCGGTGACCATTGATGAACTTGTAGCTGCAGGTAAAGTTGAATGGGTTCCGCTGGAAGATAATTATGTTTCTCATATTGAGAAAAATTTCGATTTAAACGCTATCCGAAAATCAGGTTTGAATTTCGCCTATGATGCCATGTACGGTGCCGGTCAACGCGTCATTCCCCGCATTCTTCCTGAAACACAATTATTGCATTGCGATTATAATCCTTCGTTTATGGGACAAGCCCCTGAACCGATCGATAAAAACCTTCAGGAGTTTTCGAAATTAATTCAGGCAAGCGGTAAAATTGATTGCGGTTTAGCAACGGATGGAGATGCAGACCGGATTGGATTATACAATTCACGCGGTGAGTTTGTGGATTCGCATCATATCATTTTGTTATTGATTCACTATCTCGTGAAATACAAAGGACAAAAAAGTAAAGTGGTTACCGCATTTTCTACTACACCACGAGTGAAAAAAATGTGTGATCATTATGGTCTCGATTCTGAAGTAGTAAAAATCGGTTTCAAGTACATTGCTGATATTATGGTGGAGCAGGATATTTTGGTGGGCGGAGAAGAATCCGGCGGAATTGCCATTACCGGTCACATTCCTGAGCGCGATGGAATCTGGATGGGATTAGTGATTTGGGAATTCATGGCGAAAAGCGGAAAAACGCTGGATGATTTAATTGCCGAAGTATACCAGATTACCGGAAGTTTTGCTTTCGAACGCAGCGATTTACATTTAAAGGAAGAAGTAAAACAAAACATCATCCGCCAAATGGAAAACGGTGGCTGGTCGAATTTTGGTAAATACAAGGTGGAAAAGGTGGAATCGATTGATGGAACCAAATACTATTTTGGAAACGATGAATGGGTAATGATTCGTCCATCGGGCACCGAACCTGTTTTGCGCGTGTATGCCGAATCGGCCGACCGCAAAGGGGCTTTTGCTATTTTGGATGAGGTAAAAAAGGTGATTTTAGCCTGA
- a CDS encoding TonB-dependent receptor, with product MKSFFVVVGILFPLIAGAQFNIKGTVLEDSTGVPIAGANLYLSDLNIGAVSAVNGDFEIKNAPKGKFLLSVSAIGYATKIIKVEFPSELNLNIYLEPRTVVVPEVVVFGHSSSSSKESPNTIQPISARTMQENGAINLSDGIAKIPGISQLTTGAGISKPVIRGLYGNRIQTVMLGLRFDNQQWQDEHGMGLNDFGIDRVEVIKGAASLLYGSEAMGGVIHIIEEKPSPVGRTTGDVNSKFFSNTNGYSLDAGIKKSTEKLSWRIRLGTESHADYKDGNATRILNSRYGGYFAKASLGIKRKSWVSQNHYFFSWSNYGFLMDTIQLYDTPDPRNSRSFDRPHHTVFLNVFSSNNYITLPHSTLRINAGFQVNNRQEQEGGNKISLDMMMNTSTLNAIWTKNIGRSELSVGTQDFFQTNRNFGSRMIIPDANLFESSIYGYWKTLYEYVSLEGGIRYDARFIESLPTLGLNVANGGPGNDIHPFSRWLSSLNGALGLSLFDEKHWNVKANLTTGYRSANLAEFSSNGLHEGTVRYEIGNINLNIEQNLCADLFASYQNKHVTISGSGFYNRFLNYIYLAPTNSEYLGFQIFNYVQNDAFLYGTEANLILHPHQWKGFQFENNYSIVRGEIANGEYLPFIPAGKFGSAISYKSENKEKKRSWFIRGGGNYVLEQNHPGAFETSTGDYFLINAGGGFSFEKGNKEYRISIVGNNLSNQVYYDHLSRFKYFGIYNIGRNININFKISFK from the coding sequence ATGAAAAGCTTCTTTGTAGTTGTTGGAATTTTATTTCCATTAATAGCAGGTGCTCAATTCAATATTAAAGGCACGGTATTAGAAGATAGCACGGGAGTACCCATCGCCGGGGCCAATCTTTATTTATCGGATTTAAATATTGGAGCTGTATCTGCTGTTAATGGCGATTTTGAAATAAAGAATGCTCCCAAAGGGAAATTCTTATTGAGCGTTTCTGCCATTGGTTATGCAACAAAAATTATAAAGGTTGAATTTCCATCGGAGCTTAACCTGAACATTTATTTGGAGCCTCGCACTGTTGTAGTTCCCGAAGTGGTCGTGTTCGGTCACAGTTCCTCCTCCAGCAAAGAAAGTCCGAACACCATCCAGCCCATTAGCGCCAGAACCATGCAGGAAAATGGAGCAATAAATCTGAGTGATGGTATAGCCAAAATTCCGGGGATTTCTCAACTCACCACCGGTGCGGGTATTTCCAAACCTGTTATTCGCGGATTGTATGGAAACCGCATTCAAACGGTGATGTTGGGACTCCGCTTCGATAACCAGCAATGGCAGGATGAGCATGGAATGGGATTAAATGATTTTGGGATTGACCGCGTGGAGGTGATTAAAGGCGCTGCTTCATTGTTATATGGTTCAGAAGCGATGGGTGGCGTTATTCATATTATTGAGGAAAAACCATCTCCTGTTGGTCGCACCACGGGTGATGTGAATTCGAAATTCTTTTCCAATACGAATGGTTATTCATTGGATGCAGGAATAAAAAAATCGACCGAAAAACTTTCCTGGAGAATTCGTTTAGGTACCGAATCGCATGCCGATTATAAGGATGGAAACGCTACCCGCATTTTGAATTCACGGTATGGTGGATATTTTGCAAAAGCATCTTTAGGGATAAAACGAAAATCATGGGTGAGTCAGAATCACTATTTTTTCTCCTGGTCGAATTACGGATTCTTAATGGATACCATTCAATTATACGATACACCGGATCCACGCAACAGCAGGAGTTTTGATCGTCCGCATCATACTGTTTTCCTCAATGTTTTTTCATCCAATAATTACATCACACTTCCCCACTCCACCCTGCGCATTAATGCCGGATTCCAGGTGAATAATCGACAGGAACAAGAAGGAGGAAATAAGATTAGTCTTGATATGATGATGAATACTTCCACGCTGAATGCGATTTGGACCAAGAACATCGGTCGTTCGGAACTAAGCGTGGGGACCCAGGATTTTTTTCAGACCAACCGGAATTTTGGTTCACGGATGATTATTCCCGATGCAAATTTGTTTGAATCATCCATTTATGGGTACTGGAAGACCTTATACGAATATGTATCGCTGGAAGGTGGAATACGATATGATGCACGCTTTATTGAATCCTTACCTACACTGGGATTAAATGTGGCGAATGGTGGACCAGGAAACGATATTCATCCGTTCAGTCGTTGGTTATCGTCGCTCAACGGAGCGCTCGGATTAAGTTTGTTTGATGAAAAGCATTGGAATGTAAAAGCAAACCTTACCACCGGATATCGTTCTGCCAATCTCGCTGAGTTTTCTTCGAACGGTTTACATGAAGGAACTGTTCGCTATGAAATTGGAAATATCAATTTAAACATAGAACAAAACCTTTGCGCAGATCTTTTTGCTTCCTATCAAAACAAACATGTTACCATCAGCGGGAGCGGATTTTATAATCGCTTTTTAAATTACATCTATCTCGCTCCAACCAATTCAGAGTATCTCGGATTTCAAATATTTAATTATGTTCAGAATGATGCCTTTTTATATGGAACCGAGGCGAACCTTATTCTTCATCCCCATCAATGGAAAGGATTCCAATTCGAAAACAATTATTCCATTGTCCGCGGCGAAATAGCCAATGGCGAATACCTGCCCTTTATTCCTGCAGGAAAATTTGGTTCTGCCATCAGCTATAAATCGGAAAATAAGGAAAAGAAAAGATCCTGGTTTATTCGGGGAGGCGGAAATTATGTTTTGGAACAAAATCACCCCGGTGCATTTGAAACTTCTACAGGCGATTATTTTTTAATTAATGCCGGTGGAGGATTTAGCTTCGAAAAGGGGAATAAAGAATACCGGATTTCCATTGTAGGTAATAACCTAAGCAATCAGGTTTATTACGATCACTTATCGCGATTTAAATATTTCGGTATTTATAATATCGGACGAAACATCAATATCAATTTTAAAATTTCATTTAAATGA